In a single window of the Brachionichthys hirsutus isolate HB-005 chromosome 18, CSIRO-AGI_Bhir_v1, whole genome shotgun sequence genome:
- the rcor1 gene encoding REST corepressor 1, giving the protein MPTMLERNSEAPGKRRGRAPAASGTSVQGTAPKPGPKCLSGNGSSCWEEGSSGSSSDEEHGGGGMRVGLQYQAVVPDFDPDVAEAAQARENLGMLVWIPSSCLNETQLDEYVTIAKEKHGYNVEQALGMLFWHKHNVEKSLADLPNYTPFPDEWTVEDRVLFEQAFSFHGKSFHRIQQMLPDKTMASLVRFYYSWKKSRSKTSLMDRQTRKHKRDRGDSDEEVVGGNPNPPSESELDLKKEDKKEVRSGPERSEVKPTIGLKTGSKTSQRLKKRPPRGMFLNQQDVVSLSSSTPQGFIRQLDCQLVSIKRQIQTIKQSNGCLKDKISSGVDEFRQPEVTQKFNTRWTTEEQLLAVQAIRKYGRDFQAISDVIGNKSVVQVKNFLVNYRRRFNLDEVLQEWEAEHGMEAGEGEVEEEDKMEVCPAEEEETPSKETKEDSSSPVDSKKPEAS; this is encoded by the exons ATGCCGACGATGCTGGAGAGAAACTCAGAGGCTCCGGGGAAGCGGAGAGGCAGAGCCCCGGCGGCCAGCGGCACCAGCGTCCAGGGAACGGCACCCAAACCCGGCCCGAAGTGCCTGTCCGGTAATGGAAGCAGCTGCTGGGAAGAAGGAAGTTCTGGCTCCAGTAGCGACGAGGAGCATG gtggaggagggatGCGGGTGGGTCTCCAGTACCAGGCCGTGGTTCCGGACTTTGATCCGG aCGTAGCCGAGGCGGCTCAGGCCAGAGAGAACCTGGGCATGTTGGTTTGGATCCCCAGCAGCTGTCTGAATGAGACTCAGT TGGACGAGTACGTTACCATCGCCAAAGAGAAGCACGGCTACAACGTGGAGCAG gctctTGGGATGCTCTTCTGGCACAAACACAACGTTGAGAAATCCCTGGCAGACTTACCCAACTACACTCCGTTTCCCGACGAGTGGACGGTGGAGGACAGAGTCCTGTTTGAGCAGGCCTTCAGTTTCCACGGAAAGAGCTTCCACCGCATCCAACAAATG TTGCCAGATAAAACGATGGCCAGTCTGGTTCGTTTTTATTACTCCTGGAAGAAAAGTCGCAGTAAAACGAGCTTGATGGACCGACAGACTCGCAAAcacaagagagacagaggtgacAG TGACGAGGAAGTCGTGGGTGGAAACCCAAATCCTCCCAGCGAGTCCGAGTTGGatctaaaaaaagaagacaagaaAGAG GTGCGTTCTGGAccggagaggtcagaggtcaaaccaACCATTGGATTGAAG ACAGGCAGTAAGACGTCTCAGCGTTTGAAGAAACGTCCTCCCAGAGGAATGTTTCTGAATCAGCAGGACGTCGTCTCGCTGTCGTCTTCAACTCCTCAGGGATTCATCAGACAACTGGACTGTCAGCTGGTCTCCATCAAGAGACAG ATTCAGACCATCAAACAGTCGAACGGCTGCCTGAAGGACAAAATCAGCTCAGGAGTTGACGAGTTCCGACAGCCTGAG GTTACTCAGAAGTTTAACACTCGTTGGAccacagaggagcagctgctcgCTGTACAAG CCATCAGGAAATATGGGCGGGACTTCCAGGCAATCTCAGATGTGATTGGTAACAAGTCGGTGGTCCAGGTGAAGAACTTTCTGGTGAACTACAGACGGAGGTTCAATCTGGACGAGGTCCTTCAAGAGTGGGAGGCTGAACACGGGATGGAGGCAGGAGAGGGGGAAGTAGAAGAGGAGGACAAGATGGAGGTGTGtcctgctgaggaggaggagacacctTCTAAGGAGACGAAAGAG GACTCGTCTTCTCCAGTTGACTCCAAGAAGCCTGAGGCCTCCTAA